The following proteins are encoded in a genomic region of Phycisphaera sp.:
- a CDS encoding recombinase family protein, with translation MRTSRQKSDAGAGKPRPGVRCAIYTRKSSEEGLDQEFNSLDAQRESAEAFVASQKAEGWTCLPDRYDDGGFSGGSMERPALDRLLRDVEAGKIDCVVVYKVDRLSRSLMDFSRIVETFDRNGVSFVSVTQQFNTTSSMGRLTLNILLSFAQFEREIIGERIRDKIAAQKRRGKWAGGVPVLGYDVDRSGPSPRLVINAKEAARVREIFKLYLAKESLLTVASELAHRQWPNKRRITKKGKHLGGRPFDKATLYVLLTNPVFVGKICHKGDVYDGEHEPIIDREVFDRVQALLKHNGRTGGVEVRNKYGALLRGLLRCKCCDHSMSHTFTGGRNGKSYRYYRCVRAMKRGAGSCPSGTLPAAEIERVVIDEIRGLANDRDLLVRVLADAQTAVGADIEAAKAERDGLRRELSQHDRELRRLASDGAATTEVSARIAELHERLSDAQNRLPAVEERLAELGRESIGPEEASAAFADFELLWQNLIPREQARLLRLLISVVEYDAEAQSVSVTFRPTSIRALIDRILGDAA, from the coding sequence ATGAGAACTTCTCGTCAGAAGAGCGACGCGGGGGCTGGCAAGCCAAGGCCAGGGGTGCGATGCGCCATCTACACCCGAAAGAGCAGCGAGGAGGGGTTAGACCAGGAATTCAACTCGCTCGACGCCCAGCGGGAGAGCGCCGAGGCGTTCGTTGCCAGCCAGAAGGCCGAGGGCTGGACGTGTCTGCCCGACCGCTACGACGATGGCGGATTCTCTGGTGGCAGCATGGAGCGGCCGGCGCTCGACCGGCTTCTCCGAGATGTGGAAGCGGGCAAGATCGATTGTGTCGTGGTGTACAAGGTCGATCGCCTAAGCCGATCTCTCATGGACTTCAGCCGGATCGTGGAAACGTTTGATCGCAATGGCGTCTCGTTCGTTTCGGTGACGCAGCAGTTCAACACCACCAGCTCGATGGGACGACTGACGCTGAACATCCTGCTGTCCTTCGCCCAGTTCGAGCGTGAGATCATCGGAGAGCGCATCCGCGACAAGATCGCGGCCCAGAAGCGCAGGGGTAAGTGGGCGGGTGGCGTGCCGGTTCTGGGCTACGACGTCGATCGGTCCGGTCCAAGCCCGCGGCTAGTGATCAACGCAAAGGAGGCGGCCAGAGTCCGCGAGATCTTCAAGTTGTACTTGGCCAAGGAGTCTTTGCTCACGGTGGCCAGCGAGCTCGCCCATCGCCAGTGGCCCAACAAGCGACGCATCACAAAGAAAGGCAAACACCTCGGCGGCCGACCCTTCGACAAGGCCACGTTGTATGTACTGCTGACCAACCCCGTGTTCGTTGGCAAGATTTGCCACAAGGGGGATGTGTACGACGGCGAGCACGAGCCCATCATCGACCGCGAGGTGTTCGATCGGGTTCAGGCCTTGCTGAAGCACAACGGCCGAACCGGAGGGGTCGAGGTGCGCAACAAGTATGGTGCGCTGCTCCGAGGCCTGCTTCGGTGCAAGTGCTGCGATCACTCGATGTCCCACACCTTTACCGGCGGCCGCAACGGAAAGTCGTACCGCTACTACCGCTGCGTTCGGGCCATGAAGCGTGGGGCGGGCTCATGTCCTTCCGGGACATTGCCGGCAGCAGAAATCGAGCGGGTCGTCATCGACGAGATCCGTGGGTTAGCCAACGACCGGGATCTGCTTGTGCGAGTGCTGGCCGATGCCCAAACCGCGGTGGGGGCTGACATTGAAGCGGCCAAAGCCGAACGTGATGGGCTGAGACGGGAGCTCTCCCAGCACGATCGCGAGCTTCGACGGCTGGCCTCCGACGGCGCCGCCACCACGGAGGTCTCCGCACGCATTGCAGAACTCCACGAGCGTCTGAGCGATGCCCAGAACCGATTGCCCGCGGTCGAAGAGCGGCTCGCCGAGCTCGGGCGAGAGAGCATCGGCCCGGAGGAGGCATCGGCGGCATTCGCCGACTTCGAACTACTTTGGCAGAATCTGATCCCTCGCGAGCAGGCCCGGCTGCTGCGACTGCTGATCAGCGTGGTGGAGTACGACGCCGAGGCCCAGAGCGTCTCGGTAACGTTCCGCCCAACGAGCATCCGTGCCCTCATCGACCGCATACTCGGAGACGCGGCATGA